The genomic region TTTTTAGACCTCTGTAGTTTCGGGTTTTGCGGTTTTCTTTGAGGTATCCGCTACCAGGGGAATCTCCTTGCCCTCTGCATCAAACAACTTCCCGCCCCTGTAGTAATCCCCGTCACGCAACGCGGCCACATCGCGGAAGCACAAACTGCGCTCAGTCCCCGCCACAAACACTGACTGCTGGTCCGAGTTACCCGCGGTGAAGTGGTTGAAGGCCAGGTTCAGCAGGATCGCCATGATCGCCGACGAACTGATGCCCGAATGGAAGATGGTCGCGAACCAGCTTGGAAAGTGATCATAGAAGCTCGGCGCGGCAATTGGGATCATGCCGAAGCCAATGGACGTGGCCACGATGATCAGGTTCATGTTGTTGCGGTAATCCACCTTGGACAGCGTGCGGATACCACTGGCCGCCACCGTGCCAAACAACACAATGCCTGCACCGCCAAGCACCGAGGTTGGCACTGCGGCGATCACCCGGCCCATGAACGGCAACAGGCCGAGCACCACCAGGAATACCCCGCCGGTAGCCACCACAAATCGGCTCTTCACTCCAGTCACCGCCACCAGGCCAACGTTCTGGGCGAACGCGCTTTGGGTGAAGGAACCGAAGATCGGTGCAAACATACTCGACAACATATCCGCACGCAGGCCATTGCCCAGGCGCTTGGAATCCACCTTGGTGTCGATAATCTCACCCACCGCCAGGATATCCGCCGAGGTTTCCACCAGGGTCACCATCACCACGATGCACATGGAAATGATCGCTGCCACATGAAAGGTCGGCATGCCGAAATGGAAAGGTGTGGGGAAGCCGAACATCGGCCCCTGGGTCACGCCGGAGAAGTCAGCCATGCCGAGCAGCACCGCGATCACCGTGCCAATCACCATCGCCAGCAGGATCGACAAGCGCGAGATGGTTGCGCTGCCGATTTTGCTCAACAACAGCACCAACACCAGGGTCAATGCGGCCAGGCCGATATTCGACATGCTGCCGAAATCCGCCGCACGGCTATTGCCACCCATGGCCCAACGCGCCGCCACGGGCATCAGGGTCAGGCCGATGGTGGTGATCACAATGCCGGTCACCAGCGGCGGGAAAAACTTGGTAATTCGCGAGAACACCGGGGTGATCAACAGGCCGATCAACGAAGCGGCCATGACTGCGCCAAGAATCGCCGGGATCCCTCCCGCACCGTCACTGCCGACAATCGCCACCATGGTGGCCACGCCCGCGAACGACACGCCCTGCACCAGCGGCAACTGACAGCCGAAGAACGGCAGGCCAAGGGTTTGCAACAAGGTGGCCAGGCCACCGGCAAACAGCGATGCCGCGATCAACAGGCCGATATCCGCTGGCGACAACCCGGCGGCCTGGCCGACGATCAACGGTACGGCGACGATGCCGCCATACATGGTGAGCACATGCTGCAGGCCGTAAGCCATGTTGGCGGCGACGCCCAGATTCTCGTCTTCGGGCCGCTGCGGTGACGCCTTCGGGATAGTCATGGTGAGAGGTTCTCTGTTTTTGTTGTGCGCTCACTGTATGCAATATTAAGACTGTATGTCCATAGAGTTGTATACAATCAATCGAACAAGATACCCTCCCGCGGCGTTACAAAAATAATCCGGCCGTCATGAGCCAGAACGCCAAAGGACCAACAATAATGAAAAAGGCACTACAGGGCGCCACCGTTGCATTGACCCTTCTCGGCGGCGGCGAGGCTGTCGCGGTGGAATGGATGAACAACAGCGTAGGTTTTCGCTACGGCCAGCACTTCACCAACCCAAACAACCCCGACGATTTCAGCAAGCGCATCTACAGCTTTACCCACGCCAGCGGCTACCGCTATGGCAGTAACTTCCTCAACCTGGATGTGTTCCTGTCCGACAGCCGCGACCCACGCAAGGGCACCGACCACGGCGGCAGCGAGGTGTACGCCGTGTACCGGCACCAGTTGTATGCCTCGCGGGTGTTCGATCTGCCGCCGGGCACTGGCCTGGTCAAGGATTACGCGCTGACCCTGGGTTTTGACGCCAACCGCAACAACAACTTCGCCTCAGCCAAAAAGCGCGCCCTGGTGATCGGCCCGACCTTGAAGTTCAACACCGTCGGCGTACTGGACCTGAGCCTGATGTACTACAAGGAAAGGAACCACACCGGCATCCCCGGCGCGCGAGAGTCAAACCATACGTTCGACGACAGCTACATGCTCAACCTGACCTGGATGCGCTCTTTCGAGGTCGGCAACCATGCGGCGAAGCTCCAGGGGTTTATCAATTATGTCGGGGAGAAAGGCGAGGACTACCATGGCCGCGATACCGCGCCAGAAGCGCTGATGCGTACGGCTCTGATGATGGCGGTACGGCCGGGGAAAAGCGTCAAGCCGAACCTGTACCTGGGGGTGGGCTATGAATACTGGCATAACAAATTCGGTGTGGACGGGGGGCGGGGAACCCGCACCTCAACACCCACCCTGAACATGGAAGTGACGTTCTAACTGAGTAAATTCAGCACCAATGTGGGAGGGGGCTTGTTCCCTCCCACATTTTGACCACATTGTCACTTCAGATCAGTTGCCAGCTCGGAGCAATCTGCTTTCGGCCGCGCCAGCCAATACCCCAACACCGCCAACGGCGCCGTCGCCAACATAACAATCACCGTAATCATCAGCGGTTGCTCGATCATCGACGACACCAACAAGCTGGCCAGGAAGCACAGTCCCAGTTGCAGGGTGTTTTGCAGTGCCGCTGCCTTGCCGGAGTTTTCTGCAAACGGCATCAGCGCATTCGCCACCACAATCGGGTAGCTGGCGCCGTTGCACAGCGCCATCAGGCAGAACGGGATCAGCAAGGTGGTCAAGGTCGGCACGCTCAGGGTGGCGACCAGGTACAACGCCACCATGCTCAAGCAATACGCAGCCAGCAGCCACGGCAACAGGGCTTTGCCCGACAGGTGTTGCAGGGCGCTACGGCAACTATAGCCACCAACGAGAAACGCCAGGGTCGGCAACACGTAGCTGAGGCCGATGTCATTCGGGCTGTAGCCCATGCCCCCCAGGATGAACGGCGAGGCCGTAAGCCAGGCGAAGAAGCTGGCTGAGCAGGCAGCGAAGATCATCACATTGCCGGTAAACACTTTAGAGGTGAGCAACTGCCCATAACCGAGGCGCGTGGGGGCACCCTCCTGCTCAAGACGCTTGGGCAGGCTGCGCAGGAACAGCGTCGGCAACAGCAGCAACAGCGACACCACCAGCAACACGCCGAAGATCGCCTGCCAGCCAAAGTGATTCAACACCAAGGCGCCTAACAGGGGCGCCAGGGCCGGTGACAGCGACATCAATGGCATGATGCTGGCGAATACGCGGTGGGCCTTGTCGGCCGGGTAGCGATCGATCACCAAGGCCTGCCAGCTTACGGCGGCAGCACATACGCCAATCGCCTGGATAAAGCGCAGGGCCAGCAGTTGCGGCGCGGTCTCGACCCAGAACATACCCAGGCACCCGAGCACAAACAGGCTCAGGCCAGTGAGCAGGATCGGCTTGCGCCCAAGGCGGTCCGACAACGGCCCCCACACCAACTGCCCCACCGCAAAGCCGGCGAGGAAAATGCTCAAGCTGGCACCCACCGCGCCGGCGCCAATCTGTAACTGCTCGCCCATGGCGCCAAACGCCGGCAAGTACATGTCCATGGCGAGATAGCCGAGCATGCTCAGCCCCGCCAGATACCAGGTAAAACCAAAAGAATTTTTCATCGAAGCCTTGTAGATACTGCCATCAAACTATTTGCTGACTGGCGCCTATTATGAAGCTGACAATGTGTGTGTGAAGCGATAATAATTGGATACTCTTATCAATAATTTTGAAGGCAATCGCCATGTGGTCCGAATATTCTCTGGATGTGGTCGATGCGGTGGCCCGCCACGGCAGCTTCAGTGCCGCTGCCCAGGAACTGCACCGCGTGCCGTCGGCCATCAGCTACACGGTACGTCAGCTTGAGGAATGGCTGGCCGTGCCCTTGTTTGTGCGCAGGCATCGTGACGTAGAGCTGACTCCCGCCGGCCGTCTGTTTATCGACGAGGCCCGCGGCGTGATGAAAAAAATGCTTGGCACCCGCCGCTTGTGCCAACAGGTGGCCAATGGCTGGAGTGGCCAGTTGAAGGTGGCCGTGGACTCCATCGTCAAACCCCAGCGTTGCCGACAACTGGTGCTGGACTTCTATCGGCAGTTTCCCGAAGTGGAACTGCTGCTTGAATACGAGGTGTACAACGGCGTGTGGGATGCACTAGCCGACGAGCGCACCGACATCGTGATCGGCGCCACCAGCGCGGTACCGGTGTCCAGCCACTTTAGCTTCCGCGACATGGGCCTGTTGAACTGGTTGTGCGTGGTCAGTACGCGGCACCCGTTGGCGGCGGTGGAAGGTTTGCTCAGTGATGACCAACTGCGCCCCTTCGCCTCACTGTGCATGACCGACACCTCGCGCAACCTGCCCAAGCGCGACACCTGGACCCTGGATAACCAGCGCCGCCTGGTGGTGCCCAATTGGGCTTCGGCGCTGGATTGCCTGCGCGATGGCCTGTGTGTGGGCATGGCCCCGGCCCATCAGGTGTTGCCGTGGATCGAAAAGGGCGAGTTGGTGGCGCTGCAATTAAGTCGACCGTTCCCGGCCAGCCCATCATGTGTCGCCTGGGCGCAGAGCAAGCTTTCGCCGGCCATGGCGTGGTTGCTGGAGTATCTGGGGGATACACAGACCATGAATCAGGAATGGCTGAATGGCCCACCCTCTGAACCCTACACAGAACCACTGTGGGAGGGGGCTTGCTCCCGATAGCGGTGTAGTCGATATCTTCAGTGGCTGAACCACTGCTATCGGGAGCAAGCCCCCTCCCACACTTTGATCGTATTTCAACCCAATAAGCGGGTGATGGCCCGCACAATCATTTCTACTTCCTGGCGCTGCAAAGTCAGCGGCGGCAACAGGCGAATAATCTTGCCCCGCGTGACGTTAATCAACAACCCATGCTCCTGGGCGGCACGTTGCGCCAGGTCGCGGTAAGGGCCGGCCAGTTCGATCCCGATCATCAAGCCCTTGCCGCGAATCGCCCGTACCTGCGGGTGCTCGTCCAATTCCATGTGCAACCGCGCCAGCAGGTATTCACCCTGGTGTGCCGCGTTCTGTAGCAAACCTTGCTGTTCAATAATCTCCAGCACGGTACAGCCCACGCGACAGGCCAGTGGGTTGCCGCCAAAGGTACTGCCATGGCTGCCTGGCGTGAACAGCTCGGCAACGGCGGCCCGAGCCAGGCAGGCGCCGATGGGCACGCCATTGCCGAGGCCTTTGGCCAGGGTCATCACATCCGGCACGATGCCTTCGTGCTGGAAGGCAAACCAGGCGCCGGTGCGCCCGATGCCGGTCTGGATTTCGTCGAGCATCATCAACCAGCCGTTGCGCGTGCAGTGGTCGCGCAGGGCTTTGAGGTAACCCGGTGGGGCCACCAGCACACCACTTTCACCCTGGATCGGCTCGAGCAGCACCGCCGCGATGCGCGTGCCGTATTGCCGGGTAACCGCCTCCAAGGCGGCCATATCGCCAAAGCCAACCTTAATGAAGTCTCCGGGCAGGCGCTGAAACCCCAGGCGCACCGACGGCCCGTCGCTGGCGGCCATGGTGCCAAGCGTGCGGCCGTGAAAGGCGTTCTCCATCACCACCACCAGCGGCTGTTCAATGCCTTTTTTCCAGCCATGCAAGCGCGCCAGCTTCAGCGCCGTCTCGTTGGCCTCGGCGCCGGAGTTGTTGAAAAACGCACGGTCCAGCCCGGACAGTTGGGCCAGGCGCAGGGCAAGCCGTTGTTGCCAGTCGATGCTGTAGAGGTTGGACGTGTGCAGCAGCAGGCCGGCCTGTTCACTGATGGCCGCTACCAGCCTGGGATGGGAATGACCGACATTGGTCACTGCCACGCCGGCAACTGCATCCAGGTATTCACGGCCTTGCTGGTCCCACAAGCGCGTGCCCAGGCCACGACTGAAGCTCAGGGCCAAGGGTTGATAGGTGCTCATCAGGCAGGCGGCGGTCATGGGGGTGGCTCCAGTGCATCGTTGGGATGGTTTCAGTATCGTTAACCACCCTTGCTGGATAAACTCTGAATTCCTGCAATGACTTTAAACCAGGGGTTGATAATGGACTTGTTCCAGGCAATGTCGGTGTACGTGAAAGTCGTCGAGACTGGCAGCATGACCGCCGCCGCCCACGAATGCGGGATGTCGACCACCATGGTGGGCAACCATTTGCGTGCCCTGGAGCAACGGCTGGGCGTCAGCCTGCTCAAACGCACTACGCGTAAACAGAACCTTACGGAATTTGGCGCGCAGTATTATCAGCGCTGCCTGGAGGTATTGGGGCTGGTGGCCGATTCCGAGCTAATGGCCGAACAGATCCACAGCGACACCCCCAAAGGCAGCCTGCGTATCACTGCGCCGCCCGTGTTCGGCACCGAACGCCTGGTGCCGGCCCTAAGCGAGTTTTCCCAGCGCTACCCGCTTATCGACCTGTACGTGGTGCTGAGCAATGAGCGGATGGACCTCGTAGACAGCGGCTTCGACGTGGCGATCCGCCTGGGCGAACTGGCAACATCCAGCGTGATCGCCAGGCCCATGCAGCCCTACACCCTCACGCTGTGCGCGTCACCTGCGTACCTGGCGCGACGGGGTACGCCGCAGACGCCAGATGACCTGCAGCAGCACGATTGCCTCGCGTTCGCCTACCCCGCGAATGACAACTGGCGCGACACCGATAAACTCTGGCGCATGACCGGGGATGAAGGCCAGGTGGAAGTCCCGGTTGGCGGCTCATTGACCATCAACAGCTCGCAAGGCTTGCGCCAGGCGGCCATCAACGGCATGGGCATCATCATGCTGGCCGATGCCCTGGTGCAACCGGACCTGGAGAACGGCAAGCTGGTGGCCTTGCTAACCACCTATAAACTACCCAGCCGCCCCATGCACCTGCTGTATCGCCAGGACCGCTATCGCCTGCCCAAGCTGCGGGCGTTCGTCGACTTCGCCATGGAGAAATGGGCGCCCTAGAAGGCCACGCCCAACTCCCGCAAACGCGCAGCGGTACGATCGGCCGACACATGGTGGATACCCTGCCAGCCCAAGGCGACAGCCGCGTCGATATTGCCTTCGACATCGTCGATAAACACCACTTCACTCGGCTGGATATCCGGCAGATGGGCACGAACCTGCTCAAGGCTGGCGTGGTAGATCGCCGGGTCAGGCTTGATCAACTTCAATTCGCCGGACACGACGATGTTGCGAAAACGCTGCAGGAACGGGTAATTGGCCCGGGCATAAGGGAAAGTTTCAGCCGACCAGTTGGTGAGGCCGAACAACGGCACATTGGCTTGGTGCAACGCCTCGAGCATCGCCACGCCTTCGGGCAACTCACCGCGCAGCATCTCGTGCCAGCGCTCGTAATAAGCCTGGATCAAGGTGTGGTGATCGGGGTGTTGGTCAATCAGGATGCGGGTGGCTTCAGCCAGGGTACGACCAGCATCTTGCTCGGTGTTCCAGGCCTGGGTGCAGATGTTGTCGAGGAACCACTGCCGTTCTGCATCGTCGGCAATCAGCTTGCGGTACAGGTGCTGCGGGCTCCAGTCGAACAGGACACCGCCGAAATCAAAAACTACTGCACGAATCGTCATCAGATCCTCCGTTAGTGTGACTTGATAGCAGCTGGAGTCTGGCAGATCTGGAAGAGAGAGGCGCGCGTCGGGGCGTAAGAAGTGTCTGAAAAGATTCGGATCAAATGTGGGAGGGGGCTTGCTCCCGATAGCAGGGTGTCAGCCACTGAAGATAGTGACTGATGCACCGCCATCGGGAGCAAGCCCCCTCCCACATTTTGGTCTGGATCAGACCTTAAGCTTGGATCAGGCCGTTGATCTTGACGGTCGGGTTCACGTCCGCATCGTAATCCACACCATCGACTTCAAAGCCGAACAAGCGCAGGAACTCAGCCT from Pseudomonas synxantha harbors:
- a CDS encoding nucleobase:cation symporter-2 family protein, which encodes MTIPKASPQRPEDENLGVAANMAYGLQHVLTMYGGIVAVPLIVGQAAGLSPADIGLLIAASLFAGGLATLLQTLGLPFFGCQLPLVQGVSFAGVATMVAIVGSDGAGGIPAILGAVMAASLIGLLITPVFSRITKFFPPLVTGIVITTIGLTLMPVAARWAMGGNSRAADFGSMSNIGLAALTLVLVLLLSKIGSATISRLSILLAMVIGTVIAVLLGMADFSGVTQGPMFGFPTPFHFGMPTFHVAAIISMCIVVMVTLVETSADILAVGEIIDTKVDSKRLGNGLRADMLSSMFAPIFGSFTQSAFAQNVGLVAVTGVKSRFVVATGGVFLVVLGLLPFMGRVIAAVPTSVLGGAGIVLFGTVAASGIRTLSKVDYRNNMNLIIVATSIGFGMIPIAAPSFYDHFPSWFATIFHSGISSSAIMAILLNLAFNHFTAGNSDQQSVFVAGTERSLCFRDVAALRDGDYYRGGKLFDAEGKEIPLVADTSKKTAKPETTEV
- a CDS encoding LysR family transcriptional regulator; translation: MDLFQAMSVYVKVVETGSMTAAAHECGMSTTMVGNHLRALEQRLGVSLLKRTTRKQNLTEFGAQYYQRCLEVLGLVADSELMAEQIHSDTPKGSLRITAPPVFGTERLVPALSEFSQRYPLIDLYVVLSNERMDLVDSGFDVAIRLGELATSSVIARPMQPYTLTLCASPAYLARRGTPQTPDDLQQHDCLAFAYPANDNWRDTDKLWRMTGDEGQVEVPVGGSLTINSSQGLRQAAINGMGIIMLADALVQPDLENGKLVALLTTYKLPSRPMHLLYRQDRYRLPKLRAFVDFAMEKWAP
- a CDS encoding aspartate aminotransferase family protein, whose protein sequence is MTAACLMSTYQPLALSFSRGLGTRLWDQQGREYLDAVAGVAVTNVGHSHPRLVAAISEQAGLLLHTSNLYSIDWQQRLALRLAQLSGLDRAFFNNSGAEANETALKLARLHGWKKGIEQPLVVVMENAFHGRTLGTMAASDGPSVRLGFQRLPGDFIKVGFGDMAALEAVTRQYGTRIAAVLLEPIQGESGVLVAPPGYLKALRDHCTRNGWLMMLDEIQTGIGRTGAWFAFQHEGIVPDVMTLAKGLGNGVPIGACLARAAVAELFTPGSHGSTFGGNPLACRVGCTVLEIIEQQGLLQNAAHQGEYLLARLHMELDEHPQVRAIRGKGLMIGIELAGPYRDLAQRAAQEHGLLINVTRGKIIRLLPPLTLQRQEVEMIVRAITRLLG
- a CDS encoding HAD family hydrolase, with product MTIRAVVFDFGGVLFDWSPQHLYRKLIADDAERQWFLDNICTQAWNTEQDAGRTLAEATRILIDQHPDHHTLIQAYYERWHEMLRGELPEGVAMLEALHQANVPLFGLTNWSAETFPYARANYPFLQRFRNIVVSGELKLIKPDPAIYHASLEQVRAHLPDIQPSEVVFIDDVEGNIDAAVALGWQGIHHVSADRTAARLRELGVAF
- the punC gene encoding purine nucleoside transporter PunC, with the translated sequence MKNSFGFTWYLAGLSMLGYLAMDMYLPAFGAMGEQLQIGAGAVGASLSIFLAGFAVGQLVWGPLSDRLGRKPILLTGLSLFVLGCLGMFWVETAPQLLALRFIQAIGVCAAAVSWQALVIDRYPADKAHRVFASIMPLMSLSPALAPLLGALVLNHFGWQAIFGVLLVVSLLLLLPTLFLRSLPKRLEQEGAPTRLGYGQLLTSKVFTGNVMIFAACSASFFAWLTASPFILGGMGYSPNDIGLSYVLPTLAFLVGGYSCRSALQHLSGKALLPWLLAAYCLSMVALYLVATLSVPTLTTLLIPFCLMALCNGASYPIVVANALMPFAENSGKAAALQNTLQLGLCFLASLLVSSMIEQPLMITVIVMLATAPLAVLGYWLARPKADCSELATDLK
- the punR gene encoding DNA-binding transcriptional activator PunR, whose translation is MWSEYSLDVVDAVARHGSFSAAAQELHRVPSAISYTVRQLEEWLAVPLFVRRHRDVELTPAGRLFIDEARGVMKKMLGTRRLCQQVANGWSGQLKVAVDSIVKPQRCRQLVLDFYRQFPEVELLLEYEVYNGVWDALADERTDIVIGATSAVPVSSHFSFRDMGLLNWLCVVSTRHPLAAVEGLLSDDQLRPFASLCMTDTSRNLPKRDTWTLDNQRRLVVPNWASALDCLRDGLCVGMAPAHQVLPWIEKGELVALQLSRPFPASPSCVAWAQSKLSPAMAWLLEYLGDTQTMNQEWLNGPPSEPYTEPLWEGACSR